A portion of the Anoxybacillus gonensis genome contains these proteins:
- a CDS encoding zinc-finger domain-containing protein, giving the protein MNRKDVLLRLNELFDTYCEGCFVKRTFRKECGKSYAQSFCIQTCTVGEKIQQYGQLLVKQKV; this is encoded by the coding sequence ATGAATCGAAAAGACGTGTTACTTCGGTTAAATGAGTTGTTTGATACGTATTGCGAAGGATGTTTTGTGAAAAGAACATTTCGTAAAGAGTGCGGAAAATCGTATGCGCAATCGTTTTGCATTCAGACATGTACAGTAGGCGAAAAAATACAACAATACGGTCAGTTGCTTGTGAAACAAAAAGTGTAA
- a CDS encoding DMT family transporter: MKYKADLSLLFVAFVWGATFVVVQNAISFLPPLLFNGVRFAIASILLWIWVFIFERKPLDKQLILSGFILGIWLCLGYALQTIGLLYTTSSKAGFITGLNVVLVPFFSFMILKQKPSLHAVIGSVLATCGLYFLTINGDMSMNKGDLFVFLCAIAFALHIVSTSIYATKFSAVLLTTVQVQTVSIVCFICSYLFEDWSVIPLSTFLTFDVWGALLITALFATTIAFFIQTHFQQYTSPTRVALIFALEPVFAALTAYIWNDERLQQTALFGAALILLGMVLSELPQHIWQRKKSARLS; encoded by the coding sequence ATGAAATACAAAGCAGATTTAAGTTTATTGTTTGTTGCATTCGTTTGGGGAGCGACGTTTGTCGTCGTTCAAAATGCCATTTCTTTTTTGCCCCCATTGTTGTTTAATGGCGTACGTTTTGCGATCGCAAGCATACTGCTATGGATTTGGGTGTTCATCTTTGAACGAAAACCGCTAGATAAACAGCTTATACTCTCTGGATTTATTCTTGGCATTTGGTTATGTCTTGGGTATGCTCTTCAAACCATCGGCTTATTGTATACTACTTCTTCAAAAGCAGGATTCATTACCGGACTAAATGTTGTTCTTGTCCCCTTTTTTTCATTTATGATTTTAAAGCAAAAACCTTCGCTTCATGCTGTCATTGGAAGCGTGTTAGCTACGTGTGGGCTATATTTTTTGACTATAAATGGAGATATGTCAATGAACAAAGGAGATCTTTTCGTCTTTTTATGCGCCATTGCTTTTGCATTACATATCGTTTCAACAAGCATCTATGCAACAAAATTTTCAGCTGTCCTACTAACAACCGTTCAAGTTCAGACGGTATCAATTGTTTGTTTTATATGTTCGTATTTGTTCGAAGATTGGTCCGTTATTCCGCTCTCCACTTTTTTAACATTTGATGTATGGGGCGCTTTACTCATCACCGCACTATTCGCAACAACCATTGCTTTCTTTATTCAAACGCATTTTCAACAATATACATCTCCAACACGTGTTGCTTTAATTTTTGCTCTAGAACCTGTTTTTGCTGCTTTGACTGCGTATATATGGAATGATGAACGTCTTCAACAAACTGCCTTATTCGGAGCTGCACTCATTTTATTAGGGATGGTTTTGTCTGAACTCCCTCAACATATATGGCAAAGGAAAAAGAGCGCTCGCCTCTCATAG
- a CDS encoding secondary thiamine-phosphate synthase enzyme YjbQ — protein sequence MMMKRWTIQTTKRDEFVDVTSFVQSFVTESGVQEGIVVVYCPHTTAGITINENADPDVKRDMIRRFDELYPWHHALDRHSEGNTAAHMKASTVGSSAHVIVTKGQLLLGTWQGIYFCEFDGPRTRTFYVKVMEG from the coding sequence ATGATGATGAAACGATGGACGATTCAAACAACGAAGCGAGATGAGTTTGTAGATGTTACTTCGTTTGTCCAATCATTTGTTACAGAAAGTGGAGTGCAAGAAGGAATTGTTGTTGTTTATTGTCCACATACAACCGCAGGAATAACAATAAATGAAAATGCTGACCCGGATGTGAAACGAGACATGATTCGTCGTTTTGATGAATTGTATCCATGGCATCATGCGCTTGATCGGCATAGTGAAGGAAATACAGCGGCACATATGAAAGCAAGCACGGTTGGATCCTCAGCGCATGTTATTGTCACGAAAGGCCAGTTGCTTCTTGGGACATGGCAAGGCATTTATTTTTGCGAGTTCGATGGACCGAGAACGCGTACATTTTATGTAAAGGTGATGGAAGGATGA
- a CDS encoding ribonuclease H family protein, translated as MEWTYVTPKKKEMVWTSKEMEVEEAFVFAEDIEKTGRVKQLLFYDARGIAWTKKELTKLMKEIEADPHDVVAYFDGGFDHETKKAGVGVVIYYKQNGDPFRIRANAQLDELQSNNEAEYAAFHFLLEQLDHLGVHHLPVVFRGDAHVVFHQLSDEWPVFSEEGRWIERIEQKMKKLCISPIYEPIRRKQNGEAHQLATQALRGTIITSTMRLERER; from the coding sequence ATGGAGTGGACATATGTAACACCGAAAAAAAAGGAAATGGTGTGGACATCAAAAGAAATGGAAGTGGAAGAAGCTTTCGTTTTTGCGGAAGATATAGAGAAAACGGGAAGAGTAAAACAACTTTTATTTTATGATGCACGTGGTATAGCGTGGACAAAGAAAGAGTTAACCAAACTAATGAAAGAAATCGAAGCGGATCCGCATGATGTTGTTGCATATTTTGATGGCGGTTTTGATCATGAAACAAAAAAAGCGGGAGTTGGCGTTGTTATTTATTATAAACAAAACGGCGATCCATTTCGCATACGCGCAAATGCGCAGCTAGATGAATTGCAGTCAAATAATGAAGCGGAGTATGCAGCATTCCATTTTTTACTCGAACAGCTTGACCATCTCGGTGTTCATCATTTACCCGTCGTTTTCCGCGGAGACGCGCATGTCGTATTTCATCAATTATCTGATGAATGGCCAGTATTTTCAGAAGAGGGGAGATGGATTGAGCGAATTGAGCAAAAAATGAAGAAACTTTGTATTTCACCAATTTATGAACCAATTCGTAGAAAACAAAATGGTGAAGCGCATCAATTAGCGACACAAGCGCTTCGTGGAACGATCATTACGAGTACAATGCGGTTGGAGCGTGAACGATGA
- the cspD gene encoding cold-shock protein CspD has product MQNGKVKWFNNEKGYGFIEVEGGDDVFVHFTAIQGEGYKTLEEGQAVSFEIVQGNRGPQAANVVKL; this is encoded by the coding sequence ATGCAAAACGGTAAAGTAAAATGGTTTAACAACGAAAAAGGTTACGGATTCATCGAAGTTGAAGGCGGAGACGATGTATTCGTACACTTCACAGCAATCCAAGGTGAAGGCTACAAAACGTTAGAAGAAGGTCAAGCTGTTTCTTTTGAAATCGTTCAAGGAAACCGTGGCCCTCAAGCTGCAAACGTAGTGAAATTATAA
- the glpK gene encoding glycerol kinase GlpK produces MYILALDQGTTSSRAILFNQKGEIVHMAQKEFAQYFPQPGWVEHNPNEIWGSILAVIATVLSEAAIEPKQIAAIGITNQRETTVVWDKQTGQPIYNAIVWQSRQTAQICEQLKQAGYHDVFHKKTGLLIDAYFSGTKVKWILDHVDGAREKAERGDLLFGTIDTWLTWKLSGGKVHVTDYSNASRTLMFNIYEQKWDDELLDILQVPKAMLPDVRPSSEIYGHTAPYHFFGQEVPIAGIAGDQQAALFGQACFEEGMAKNTYGTGCFMLMNTGEKAVQSKHGLLTTIAWGMDGKVEYALEGSIFVAGSAIQWLRDGLRMIKEAKDSEAYAIKVQSTDGVYVVPAFVGLGTPYWDSDVRGAVFGLTRGTTKEHFIRATLESLAYQTKDVLTAMEADAGITLKTLRVDGGAVQNNFLMQFQSDILGVPVERPMINETTALGAAYLAGLAVGYWKSKEEIAKQWNIDRAFEPKMSTDVRQHLYDGWKKAVRAAQMFK; encoded by the coding sequence ATGTATATTTTAGCTCTTGATCAAGGGACAACGAGTTCGCGTGCCATTTTATTTAATCAAAAAGGGGAAATTGTGCATATGGCACAAAAAGAGTTTGCACAATATTTTCCTCAACCAGGATGGGTCGAGCATAATCCGAATGAAATTTGGGGCTCTATTTTAGCTGTCATTGCAACAGTATTGTCGGAAGCGGCTATTGAGCCAAAACAAATTGCGGCAATCGGTATTACAAACCAACGCGAAACGACAGTCGTATGGGATAAACAAACAGGGCAGCCGATTTATAACGCGATTGTATGGCAATCACGCCAAACAGCGCAAATTTGTGAACAATTGAAACAGGCTGGATATCATGATGTATTTCATAAAAAAACAGGTTTGCTCATTGACGCTTATTTTTCAGGAACGAAAGTGAAATGGATTTTAGACCATGTTGATGGTGCACGTGAAAAAGCAGAACGAGGGGACTTATTGTTTGGAACAATTGACACATGGCTTACTTGGAAACTGTCTGGCGGAAAAGTACATGTAACTGACTACTCTAATGCGTCAAGAACGTTAATGTTCAACATTTATGAGCAAAAATGGGATGATGAGTTACTCGACATTTTACAAGTGCCGAAAGCGATGTTGCCAGATGTTCGACCATCTTCAGAAATTTACGGACATACGGCACCTTACCATTTCTTCGGACAAGAGGTACCGATCGCTGGAATTGCAGGAGATCAGCAGGCGGCATTATTCGGGCAAGCATGCTTTGAAGAAGGAATGGCGAAAAACACATACGGCACAGGTTGTTTTATGTTAATGAATACGGGTGAAAAAGCCGTTCAGTCAAAACACGGTTTGTTAACGACGATTGCGTGGGGGATGGATGGGAAAGTCGAGTATGCACTAGAAGGGAGCATTTTCGTTGCTGGATCTGCAATTCAATGGCTACGTGACGGATTACGAATGATTAAGGAAGCAAAAGATAGCGAGGCGTATGCAATAAAAGTGCAGTCAACGGATGGAGTATACGTCGTGCCAGCATTTGTAGGACTTGGAACACCATATTGGGATAGCGACGTACGAGGAGCAGTATTCGGCTTGACGCGTGGAACGACAAAAGAGCATTTCATTCGGGCAACACTTGAGTCGCTTGCATACCAAACGAAAGATGTGTTAACTGCCATGGAAGCAGATGCGGGAATTACGTTAAAAACGTTGCGTGTAGACGGCGGAGCAGTCCAAAATAACTTTTTAATGCAATTTCAAAGCGACATCCTCGGTGTGCCTGTTGAGAGACCAATGATTAATGAGACGACTGCACTAGGTGCGGCTTATTTGGCAGGACTTGCAGTTGGATATTGGAAAAGTAAAGAAGAAATTGCGAAGCAGTGGAATATTGATCGCGCCTTTGAACCGAAAATGTCTACTGATGTTCGCCAACATTTATATGATGGATGGAAAAAAGCAGTTCGTGCTGCACAAATGTTTAAATGA
- a CDS encoding queuosine precursor transporter produces the protein MFNEILGLFSAIVTFSLVLLIYRFFGRSGLFVWIGFSTVVANLQVVKTVELLGMTATLGNVMYGTAFLVTDILSEKYGKKEAQKAVWLGFFTLISLTIVMQLALLFKPHATDFAQPALETIFGLLPRIAVGSLLAFLISQSLDVHLFHWFKKKFPHDSQLWIRNNGSTMISQLIDTLVFASIAFLGVFPFHDWIQIFITTYVLKWIVAMLDTPFVYIAKKISPKYME, from the coding sequence ATGTTCAATGAAATACTCGGTCTTTTTTCTGCCATCGTCACATTTTCACTTGTATTGCTCATTTATCGTTTCTTCGGTCGTTCAGGTTTATTCGTATGGATCGGCTTTTCTACTGTTGTCGCTAATTTACAAGTCGTTAAAACGGTTGAATTACTTGGTATGACAGCTACACTTGGAAACGTCATGTACGGAACTGCCTTTTTAGTGACTGACATTTTAAGTGAAAAGTACGGAAAAAAAGAAGCACAAAAAGCGGTATGGCTCGGCTTTTTTACACTCATTTCACTCACGATCGTGATGCAACTTGCTTTATTATTTAAGCCGCATGCTACTGACTTCGCACAACCGGCATTAGAAACGATTTTCGGTTTGTTGCCACGTATCGCAGTTGGTAGTTTGCTTGCTTTTTTAATTAGCCAGTCACTTGATGTTCACTTATTTCATTGGTTTAAAAAGAAATTTCCGCACGATTCTCAACTTTGGATTCGCAATAATGGAAGTACGATGATTAGCCAATTAATCGATACACTCGTTTTCGCATCGATCGCGTTTCTCGGTGTATTCCCATTTCACGATTGGATACAAATTTTTATTACGACGTATGTGTTAAAATGGATTGTCGCAATGTTAGATACACCTTTCGTATATATCGCAAAAAAAATATCTCCAAAATATATGGAATGA
- a CDS encoding DUF5317 domain-containing protein, which produces MVYDGIILGIFIGLFRGGNFKGIATLKLKGGWIFPILLLVQWIFFLLQDRIAILANISNITFIVVYIVGLTFIWLNRHYPGMKTIFAGVLLNFIVIALNGGRMPVSLEATQVVLGQEYVELLKTGLYGKHMAITNDTIFPFLGDIIPLAPPYPRAKVISIGDVVMNIGVFLFIQYLMMKEKQTNSLHPTHEGR; this is translated from the coding sequence ATGGTATACGATGGAATTATTTTAGGGATTTTCATTGGCTTATTTCGCGGAGGTAATTTTAAAGGTATTGCAACTTTGAAGTTAAAAGGAGGTTGGATTTTTCCAATCTTATTGCTTGTGCAATGGATTTTTTTCTTGTTGCAGGATCGTATCGCTATTTTAGCGAATATAAGTAACATCACATTTATCGTTGTCTACATCGTTGGATTAACGTTCATTTGGCTTAATCGTCATTATCCAGGGATGAAAACCATTTTTGCTGGTGTGCTTTTAAATTTCATTGTCATTGCTTTGAATGGCGGTAGAATGCCTGTTTCACTTGAAGCAACACAAGTTGTTTTAGGACAAGAATACGTCGAGCTTCTAAAAACAGGACTTTACGGGAAGCATATGGCTATTACAAATGATACTATTTTCCCATTCTTAGGGGATATTATTCCTTTGGCACCACCCTATCCGCGTGCTAAAGTGATTAGCATAGGCGATGTAGTCATGAATATCGGTGTCTTTTTGTTTATTCAGTATTT
- a CDS encoding glycerol-3-phosphate responsive antiterminator, with the protein MNGQRILPAVRSMKDFDKLIKMNYEYGVFLDIHIGMLKSVYTYANEHGKKMFLHVDLIQGLKSDEYATEFLCQLVKPYGLISTKSSVITKAKQKGVVAIQRTFIIDSNAFERSVQLVEKTNPDYIEVLPGVVPKVISQLHERTGKNIIAGGLIENETEVEAALAAGAVAVTTSNVELWRYFAPQQMY; encoded by the coding sequence ATGAACGGACAACGTATTTTGCCCGCTGTACGTTCGATGAAAGATTTTGATAAACTGATCAAAATGAATTACGAATATGGGGTATTTTTAGATATTCATATTGGTATGCTGAAAAGTGTGTATACATACGCAAATGAGCATGGTAAAAAAATGTTTCTTCACGTTGACTTAATTCAAGGATTAAAAAGCGACGAATATGCAACGGAATTTTTATGTCAGCTCGTCAAACCGTATGGATTGATTTCGACAAAAAGCAGTGTAATTACGAAAGCGAAACAAAAAGGCGTGGTCGCGATTCAACGCACATTTATTATTGATTCGAACGCGTTTGAGCGAAGCGTTCAACTTGTAGAAAAAACAAACCCCGATTATATTGAAGTGTTGCCTGGTGTTGTTCCGAAAGTCATTTCTCAACTTCATGAACGAACGGGGAAAAACATTATTGCTGGCGGATTAATAGAAAATGAAACAGAGGTCGAAGCAGCACTTGCCGCAGGGGCTGTTGCTGTAACGACATCAAATGTCGAACTTTGGCGGTATTTTGCTCCGCAACAAATGTATTGA
- a CDS encoding DUF2564 family protein produces the protein MTQNPKKPHLQSDSVFTKIENAHLAVESAKKMVAAATMSLDDHAFDHAKQAIEQAKEAIARAKTNKDDPLLLQCEKELADAHHQLFETINHM, from the coding sequence ATGACACAAAATCCAAAAAAGCCGCATCTTCAGTCCGATAGCGTATTTACTAAAATTGAAAATGCACATTTAGCCGTTGAATCAGCAAAAAAAATGGTTGCAGCTGCAACAATGAGTTTAGATGACCATGCGTTTGATCATGCAAAACAAGCAATTGAACAAGCAAAAGAAGCAATTGCGCGCGCCAAAACAAACAAAGACGATCCATTATTGTTACAATGTGAAAAGGAACTAGCAGACGCACATCATCAATTATTTGAGACGATCAATCACATGTAG